One region of Halomicrobium sp. LC1Hm genomic DNA includes:
- a CDS encoding PHP domain-containing protein, with translation MTVADLHVHTQRSDGTLSLDEVPAAARRGGLDAVAVTDHDRLSPDLDAPVTTREGVTVVHGIELRVDAGHQRLDLLGYGVSPTDALVAECERIQRNRAERGAAIVDCVEERLSVSLPIEPRPGLGRPHIARAIAEVSDYDVDGAFAHLIGDDCPCYVPRAVPAFERGRALLTEACGLVGLAHPLRYDDPESALALCDTLDAVERPYPYADDPDLSAVDRAIERHDLLVTGGSDAHDDRLGLAGLDSAQWERVRDALDVSPE, from the coding sequence CACGGCGTGGCGGCCTCGACGCCGTCGCGGTGACCGACCACGACCGACTCTCGCCCGACCTCGACGCCCCGGTGACGACACGCGAGGGCGTCACGGTCGTCCACGGGATCGAGCTCCGGGTCGATGCCGGCCACCAGCGCCTCGACCTGCTCGGCTACGGTGTCTCGCCGACGGACGCGCTGGTCGCCGAGTGCGAGCGCATCCAGCGAAACCGGGCCGAACGGGGGGCCGCCATCGTCGACTGCGTCGAGGAGCGCCTGTCCGTCTCGTTGCCGATCGAACCGCGGCCCGGACTGGGTCGGCCACACATTGCACGTGCGATCGCGGAAGTCAGCGACTACGACGTCGACGGTGCCTTTGCCCACCTCATCGGCGACGACTGTCCGTGTTACGTCCCCCGAGCGGTCCCCGCTTTCGAGCGAGGCCGGGCGTTGCTGACCGAGGCCTGCGGGCTGGTGGGGCTGGCACATCCGCTGCGCTACGACGACCCCGAGAGCGCGCTCGCGCTCTGTGACACGCTCGACGCCGTCGAACGCCCCTACCCCTACGCCGACGATCCCGATCTGTCGGCCGTCGACCGGGCCATCGAGCGCCACGACCTGCTGGTGACCGGCGGGAGCGACGCACACGACGACCGGCTGGGCCTGGCCGGTCTGGACAGCGCCCAGTGGGAGCGCGTCCGGGACGCCCTGGACGTGTCGCCGGAGTGA
- a CDS encoding DUF6757 family protein: MQCHYCESEADIAVEKDGISVGVCETHFREQLEELEETEWLGDLEEELDVDRTE; this comes from the coding sequence ATGCAATGTCACTACTGCGAGAGTGAGGCGGACATCGCAGTCGAGAAAGACGGTATCTCTGTGGGGGTCTGCGAGACTCACTTCCGCGAGCAACTCGAAGAACTCGAAGAGACCGAGTGGCTCGGCGATCTCGAAGAGGAGCTCGACGTCGACCGGACGGAGTGA